The Sandaracinus amylolyticus genomic interval TCGATCGCGTTCCCGCGCAGCTCCAGCCCGTTCAAGCGCGTCGGCGTCGCGTCGACGCGCAGCGCGACCTCGGCCTCGGTGATCACCGCGTGATCGATCGTCGTCGCGCCCGAGCCGACGTCGAGCACGACGCCGTCCCACTGCCCCGCGCTGCCGACCGACTCGAAGAGCACGGGCGAGCCCGCAGTGCCGCTCACCGTGAGCCGCCCCGCGACGCGCATCTCGATCTCGCTCGCGTCGCTGCCCGACGCCGTCAGGTCGCTCGTCGCGAAGCGCACCGTGACGCCGCTCTGGATGACGAGGAACGCGCCCGCGGGCACGGTCACGTCGCCGCGCACCTCGTACGGGCTGTTCGCGACGGTCCACGTCTGGTTGATGACGTTGCCGCCGTTGACGATCGTCTGCGCCTCGGCGACCGAGGACAGCGCGAGCAGCGAGACGACGACGGCGAGAGACGAGAGCAGGAGTCGGGCACGACCAGCGAGCGAATCGCACATACGGAAACGGTTATCTCCCGTTTCCCACCCGCTCGAAAAGAGCGCTCCGGCCTCGTTCCTTTTCTTCGCAACTCGCTGGCGCATACGGCACGATTGCTACGTGCGCCGACTCGCAGCCCTCCCCGCCGCGCTCCTCTGCATCGTCGCCCTCGTCGTCCCCGCCGGTGCCCAGCAGGCGCCACGCCACGACGAGCTCTCGGAGCGCATCCAGCAGGCCCGCGGCCTCTACATCACCGCGCCCTACGTGCGCGTGAACGGCGCGCGCGGCGTCGTGCGCATCATCCGCTCGTCGGCGATGGATGCTGCGGTCCTCGACCTCAAGGACGCGACCGGCCGCGTCAACTACGACTCCGCGATCCCCGAGCTCCAGGAGCAGGAGACGCGCCTCCACGGCGACGTGCGCGCGCTCGTGCAGACGCTGCACGAGAACGGCATCGTCGCGATCGCGCGCATCGTCTGCTTCAACGATCCCGTGCTCGCGCATCGCATGCCCGATCGCGCGATCCAGGACGTGCGCGCGCACCGTCGCGGCCGCACGCGCGTGTGGACCTCGTGGGGCACCGGCGGCGCGTGGCTCGACCCGTGGGACACGCGCAACCACGACCTCGTGATCTCGGTGGCGCGCGAGGCCGAGGCGCTCGGCTTCGACGAGATCCAGCTCGACTACATCCGGTTCCCGGTCGACGACGGGGTGCCCTACGCGCACTACCCGCACGAGCAACAGGACGTGCGCCGCCGCGACATGCTGCACGCGTTCCTCGGTCGCCTCGACGACGCCGTTCGCATCCCGGTCGGCGTCGACGTGTTCGGCATCCAGGCGTACTGGGAGGGCGACTCCTCGGGGCTCGGACAGGACCTCTCGCTCTGGACCGACGTCGTCGACGTGTACTCGCCGATGCTCTACCTGAACGCGATGCGCGACTGGGAGCGCGGCACGCAGGATCGCGCGCGCCGCCTCGTGCAGATCGGCGTGCAGCGCATGCGGCAGCGCCTCGGGCCGCGCCCGGTGATCCGGCCGTTCCTGCAGGCATTCGAGCAGGAGGCCGAGGACTGGGGCCCGCGCTTCATCGCGAACCAGATCCAAGGCGCGCGACGTGGTGGCTCGGACGGGTTCCTGTTCTGGCACCCGGGCTCGAACTACGGGACCGTGCAGCGCGCGATGCAGGGCATCGCGCACTCGCTCTCGCCGTTCCCGATCCCCGAAGATCGCACCCGCGCCCGCGTCGGCTTCGGCGGCTGAGGCCTCTTGCGCGCTCGCGCGCGCCGCACGGCTCCGTCGCGACGCCGACTCGAGCAGTGCGCCGCGCGCGACGATCACCGTCAGCGCCGTGACGGCGTGCGCGCTCGGCGCGCGCGGAATTGCCCTCGTTCCCAGCCAATTCGCGGGGCACGACCGTTGCTGCTCCAACGGTCTCGTCGATCGGCGTGCTGTGTCGGTGAGCGCGGGGCGT includes:
- a CDS encoding putative glycoside hydrolase — protein: MRRLAALPAALLCIVALVVPAGAQQAPRHDELSERIQQARGLYITAPYVRVNGARGVVRIIRSSAMDAAVLDLKDATGRVNYDSAIPELQEQETRLHGDVRALVQTLHENGIVAIARIVCFNDPVLAHRMPDRAIQDVRAHRRGRTRVWTSWGTGGAWLDPWDTRNHDLVISVAREAEALGFDEIQLDYIRFPVDDGVPYAHYPHEQQDVRRRDMLHAFLGRLDDAVRIPVGVDVFGIQAYWEGDSSGLGQDLSLWTDVVDVYSPMLYLNAMRDWERGTQDRARRLVQIGVQRMRQRLGPRPVIRPFLQAFEQEAEDWGPRFIANQIQGARRGGSDGFLFWHPGSNYGTVQRAMQGIAHSLSPFPIPEDRTRARVGFGG